In Plasmodium yoelii strain 17X genome assembly, chromosome: 6, one DNA window encodes the following:
- a CDS encoding cytidine/deoxycytidylate deaminase: protein MDTKIIGLEQVYPDEYTREIVLISMYCFEIKKDIAKDCLNIVKNYINNQLYNNYNHLKRCKKTQDHVEILIGLSKDLPENLLKELKKVNNGEDIKIKKINVSKYEPLNKKQYSEWSSYWPTYYRRPTDESSNILTKQQIENHIKFLNISINIGNKFGTCQSGCVLTFNNKIIACSGDNIKNHPLHHSVMLAIEDVAFKLRNIWRFKKNKKMKNCENNDENNDENGDENNAVSNLNFNQVSSHKNDNYIDNLFDKKKKKVTHQNSDNNELCALNIDRTKIKEENNSTCDKKMDEDILENCINSNNVINSDQYLCTNYYAYLTHEPCFMCAMAMVHSRIKCVIFDKVNKENGALFSRGKLHCLKSLNHHFKVYKTVREKC, encoded by the coding sequence ATGGACACAAAAATAATCGGTTTGGAACAAGTCTACCCTGATGAATATACACGAGAAATTGTTTTAATATCTATGTATtgttttgaaataaaaaaagatatagCAAAGGATTGCTTAAATATTGTGaagaattatattaataatcaGCTTTATAACAATTATAACCATTTAAAACGATGTAAAAAAACACAAGACCATGTAGAAATACTTATTGGTCTTTCTAAAGACCTTCctgaaaatttattaaaagaattaaaaaaagttaataaCGGAGaagatattaaaataaaaaaaataaatgtatcaAAATATGAACcactaaataaaaaacaatattcaGAATGGTCATCATATTGGCCCACCTATTATAGAAGACCTACAGATGAATCATCAAATATTTTAACTAAACAACAAATAgaaaatcatataaaatttttaaatatttcaataaATATAGGTAATAAATTTGGAACATGCCAAAGTGGTTGTGTGCTaacatttaataataaaattattgcaTGTTCAGGtgataacataaaaaatcaTCCATTACACCATTCGGTTATGCTAGCTATAGAAGATGTAGCATTTAAATTGCGGAATATATGGaggtttaaaaaaaataaaaaaatgaaaaattgtgaaaataatgatgagAATAATGATGAGAATGGTGATGAGAATAATGCTGTATCCAATTTAAATTTCAATCAGGTGTCTTCacataaaaatgataattatattgacaatttatttgataaaaaaaaaaaaaaagttactCACCAAAATtctgataataatgaattgtgtgcattaaatatagatagaacaaaaataaaagaggaaaataatagtacatgtgataaaaaaatggatgAAGATATCTTGgaaaattgtataaatagtaataatgtaATAAATTCAGATCAATATCTTTGTACAAattattatgcatatttaaCTCATGAGCCTTGTTTTATGTGTGCAATGGCTATGGTACATTCACGAATCAAATGTGTTATATTTGATAAagttaataaagaaaatggagCTTTATTTAGTAGGGGAAAATTACATTGTTTAAAGAGTCTTAATCATcattttaaagtatataaaacagttagggaaaaatgttaa
- a CDS encoding O-phosphoseryl-tRNA(Sec) selenium transferase, putative has translation MMHSYKGNEPFGDKPLGNGGNKNKYSLLTNQIMNQKDALIKNLLNHGKMPNEGLNEVTIMSILYQISSQNLCNSEKNIKIGERESRIYSSIVRNKYFGFGHGIGRSGNLEDVQPKSAGNSLLCKMTTNMLKDLIKTFGIKKCEDVYILPYATGMCISTCLLYLKRMRQNSKYVIISRIDHKTCYKCLDFCDLKYIVVDMIFNNDELNTDEKKIENLMKKLKEKICCIITVTSSYAPRNSDNILKISQLCNKYDIPHLINNGFGLQCTYICKEIQKCYDSNGRIDFVVQSCDKNFLLPINGGIIFSSNQKIMTELKKTYPGRTPVNVYLDLFITLLELGKNKIMTLREERVKNFNWINEQVQNICSKYNLKLIKTTKNKISIAINLNNLYNYCGNTNPKIINMLGSFLFYRNVTGHRVICSPILIRHNILKQIEKQETENGHNKQITQSTQSQEPKSNAQPSSPNMGVVSSGGEKNGQENFSVLDEKNGQEKFSDMDEKNGQGNFSVLDEQNIYGDVPNDDVLKMDGELIGINKLIDFKNLKKKYYKLNEKNKIVIGNKIFHDFGSSCSNYPYSYIAFSCVIGIEKEELGKFVTKLDESIAHFINTFKNKNKNENENILEAK, from the exons atgatgcaCAGTTACAAAGGAAATGAACCCTTTGGTGATAAGCCTCTTGGGAATGGtgggaataaaaataagtatTCTTTATTAACAAATCAG ATAATGAATCAAAAGGATGCCTTGATCAAAAA tttGTTAAATCATGGAAAAATGCCAAATGAAGGACTAAATGAAGTAACCATAATGAGTATTTTGTATCAGATATCCTCGCAAAATTT GTGTAATAGTgaaaagaatataaaaataggaGAAAGAGAAAGTCGGATATATAGTTCTATTGTtcgaaataaatattttggaTTTGGTCATGGTATAGGCAG GTCAGGAAACTTGGAAGATGTGCAACCCAAAAGCGCAGGGAACAGCTTATTGTGTAAAATGACAACGAATATGTTAAAAGATCTAATAAAAACTtttggaataaaaaaatgtgaagatgtatatatattaccatATGCAACTGGTATGTGTATAAGTAcatgtttattatatttaaaaagaatGAGACAAAATAGTaaatatgttataatatCTCGAATAGATCATAAGACTTGTTATAAATGTTTAGATTTCTGTGatctaaaatatattgtagTAGATATGATATTTAATAATGATGAATTAAATacagatgaaaaaaaaatcgaaaatttaatgaaaaaattaaaggaaaaaatatgttGTATTATAACAGTCACATCTAGTTATGCACCTAGAAATTCAgataacattttaaaaatttcacaattatgtaataaatatgatatacCACATCTTATTAATAATGGGTTTGGTTTAcaatgtacatatatatgtaaagaGATTCAAAAGTGTTATGATTCAAATGGGAGAATAGATTTTGTTGTTCAAAGTTGTGATAAAAATTTCCTTTTACCAATTAATGGAGGTATTATATTTAGTTCGAATCAAAAAATTATGAccgaattaaaaaaaacatatccAGGAAGAACACCAGTTAATGTTTACTtagatttatttattacattattagaattaggaaaaaataaaataatgacatTAAGGGAAGAAAGAGtgaaaaattttaattgGATAAATGAACAAGTTCAAAATATATgctcaaaatataatttaaaattaataaaaacaactaaaaataaaatatctatTGCTATAAAtcttaataatttatataattattgtgGAAATACAAAtcctaaaattataaatatgcttGGTTCTTTTCTATTTTACCGGAATGTCACTGGCCATCGTGTTATATGCTCTCCGATTCTCATTAGACACAATATTTTGAAACAAATTGAAAAACAAGAAACCGAAAATGGgcataataaacaaattacGCAAAGCACGCAAAGCCAAGAACCCAAATCGAATGCTCAGCCATCGAGTCCCAACATGGGCGTTGTCTCAAGTGGTGGCGAAAAAAATGGGCAAGAAAATTTTTCAGTCCTGGATGAAAAGAATGGGCAAGAAAAATTCTCAGATATGGATGAAAAGAATGGGCAAGGAAATTTTTCAGTCCTGGATGAACAGAATATTTATGGAGACGTCCCAAATGATGatgttttaaaaatggaTGGAGAACTAATTggaataaacaaattaattgattttaaaaatttaaaaaaaaaatattataaattaaatgaaaaaaataaaatagttataggaaataaaatatttcatgATTTTGGGTCGAGTTGTAGTAATTATCCATATTCTTATATTGCATTTTCATGTGTGATTGGAATTGAAAAAGAAGAACTTGGAAAATTTGTTACAAAACTTGACGAATCGATTGCACATTTTATTAAcacttttaaaaataaaaataaaaatgaaaatgaaaacatATTAGAAGCAAAGTAA